The Desmodus rotundus isolate HL8 chromosome 2, HLdesRot8A.1, whole genome shotgun sequence region AAGTACCTTTCTCCATGATGCTGTAATGACTAGTATGGGCAAAGCCACACAACTGACCTGTGATGCATTGGGCTAAAGAAAGTTTGGCATTTGAGAGTTTTGTAAAATCCTGAGTATTATGATTATGAATGTGAAATCAAgtgtttttccttctattttacaTGTGAAACATGGGCATATAGATCTAACTATCCTCTCCCACAGAAAGATGCCTATTGTGGTGCACTTAGATTATCCTATGCAAGGTTGCATTTACATCTGTTAGAAGGATGAaaattagccctggttggtgtggctcagtggatcatcATAATATatggttgagtgccagcccatgaaccaaaaggttcgattcccagtctagggcacattcctgggtttcgggccaggtccccagttggggggtgcacaagaggcaaccacaaattgatgtttctctctctttctccctcccttcctctctctaaaaataagtaaataaaatcttaaaaatatgaaaattaaatatattttactcaaTTAATGTACATAGTTGTGCgtgattataattttttccttttttttcttctagcaaTGAAGCCTGGAGATACATGGGCGGCTTTGCAAAcaatgtttcctttgttggtttgTTATTGAAAGGATTCAAATGGGGATTTGCTGCATTTGTGGTAGCTGCAGGGGTTGAATATTACCTGGAGTCCCAGAATAAAGATAAGAAGCATCACTGAAGATAATATCTGGAAGTATCTTAGTGACTTCTTAACTCTTATATAAGAACAAGATTTCTTCACTGTAGCCTACTCATCTATGTGTTTGTCCATTAAAGAATACTAGTAAGATTGAATAAAGAATACAGGAGCAGTCTGTTtttgtcattctttaaaaaagaaaaaaaagtgtttccaGCCATTCAGATTTGCCTGGAGCACATGGAGGTTGAGTAGTACAAGCAGGAGCATATTCTGCATATAGCAGGCAGCCAGCATGTATTTGAACAAATGGATATTTCTAAACaggatgtttttaatttttaaattataaaattttccatcttaactattttttagTCTACggtcagtggcattaagtacattcataatgttgtgtaaccatcaccatcatccatctTCATAActattcatcttttaaaactggaattctacacccattaaacaataattccCTATTCCCCCTTCCATCAGCAACCACCGTTGTACTTTCTGCCTTTGTGATTTTGACTACTCTGTCTAACCATCTCGTGTAAGTGGAagcatacagtatttgtctctctgggactggcttatttcacttggcataatgtcccCAAGTCTCATCCATGTTGTACaatagcatgtgtcagaatttcccttctttttgaagctgaatactattccattgtatgtgcaTGTCACAATTTGCTTAGCCATTCATTCACTGGTAAACTCGGGTTGCATCCGCATTTTAGCTGCTAGGAACATGTGTGTACCCTAATAGGTTTTTAAATGGGAGTTGGCATTGTTGCTTTTATCATCTTCTGCAGGTGGTTTAGAGAGACCTAGATTGTACTATTAAATACTTCCTGCGCAGTTCTGGTTGACATATCTGTGTATCGTGTTCATTTGTCTTGAGATATTTTCACTCTTACCTTAGTCCTCTTTCCCATGTTGTGAAaagtttgacatttttttctgtatgtctaACAATACACTAGACATTTTCCCCACatcactgaattttaaatttttaattaaatctctAAAGTTGAGACTTAAAACTGTTGAAGGGGGCTACTATGTCATGCTTGAATAACAAAGCTAATATAAAActtgagtgatttttttctttgtaaatttttgtttataaatataaacttgAGAAATCACTAAATAAATGAGACAGGAATTCCTAATAAGCTGATAGTCGTAAATGGAATGTAGTAAAATGTAACAAAGACTGAAAGAAGATGAGGAAAGGttttaacaaacaaaatgctgggtggggggaagcaaagggggaaaacctgGGACAACTTAGtagcataaaatataatttaaaaatagaacaagtaGAAACAGCAAGATGGTAGatttaaacttaaatgtaaatggcctaaATTTTAAATCCTAAAACATTCCCATTAAAAGACGGATTGTCTTgttctggccaggtagctcagttggttagagtaccatccctatatgccaaggttgcaggctcgatccctagtcagggcacctataagaatcagccaatgaatacataaataagtggaacaataaattgatgtttctctttttctctactgCCCCCCCATCCTTGCTGTCTCGAATCAataaaaaagattgttttttattGCATGATGCTTTCAAAGTCCATCTGTGTCACAAATGGCAATTATTTCACccaatggctgagtaatattccgttgTAAATATTAGGTACCacatcttaataaaaaataaataaaaagatagattGTCAACTTGGGCAAAAGCAAGGCCCAATTATAAGCTGTTTACATGAAACCCCCTTTAAAGACATAGAGTAggaacatttgagatcttgctccccaatatatgtcatcagtttggctcagataaactcataaGAATTAtgtacaggtttggacatttcttacattgacaccACAGTCTTAGAAGACCCTCACCAGGATCTAGGTGTAAGAGGTAGGCAAGAAGATTGATGTGTCACATGACGAGTGGACAAAGGAATTAGGGCCCTTTATCGAGGAAAAGAGAACTCGAAGCAATGGTGTGAAAATAATCCAGACATATGAAGGAAATCAAGATGCTTCAGTGAGGAGTAGCAGCTACCTTGTGACCATGAGGGGAATCGGCCTTTCATGAAACCAGTGCTATAGATTGCAAAGACAGAAGGTGAAGAGAACCTGGGATTTTAATGATACCGTCCAGCTCACTGGATAGATCTGGCTGTGAACAGAAAAACAGCTCTGTCTTTGTGTCCCAGACTTCTTTCATACTGTGACCTTTGACTAACCTCACTGTCCTTAGCAAACATGAAAGCCTTCTAGTTGATGATTACCTGTGTTCCATAAAACGTagccataaatatttttgttagtaaAGGCCAGAGTGGCATGACAACCAAGATAAATATCAAAATGGTGCTAGTACCAACCGTAAACAATCATCCATCACAAGACCACCAGGAGGTATGGCCTGCAGCTCATGCTGCATTCTTTGTCCCTTTGTCTTGTCAATCATTAGTACCTAAGGTATACTAGTAAACAGTATTAAACAGGTATCTGGTAACAAAGAATAATTTgtgcagaattgctgggtcatcttTCTGCTCTGACCCTACATCCCTGTAAGTAAATTACCCTAGAATAAattctgttatattttaaaatatattttattgattatgtttttacagttgtcccattttttctcccctttattcccctctgccttgcacaaCCCCTCCAACCAGCActcccccccacttagttcatgtccatgggtcgtacatataagttcttcagcttcttcatttcctgttctattcttaccctctccctgtctattttgtacctaccatttatgcttttattccctgtaccttttcccccattctctaccctccccctccccactgataaccctccatgtgatctccatttctgtgactgttcctgttctagttgtttgcttagtttgtttttgttaaattgttattctttttttaaaaaaagaagacatcaATATAGGAGAGCGAGACCTAGATTAACATGCTAATTATCTCTTGTAATTAAATTAACTTTAGGCATTCACTTGTCAGAAACAAAAGTTATCTTCTGGCAATGCATTGCTCTTGTTACTTTGGCTGCTAGCGTCTCAAATCAGTGCCTCCTCACAGGGCATATATCTGAGGGGACTGGTAACATAACAATAATTACAACAAAAAAGTAGCTAATACTATTAAGAATTTTATCATGTATCCAGCCGACCCTATGCCTACCTCTTATATTCATTACATCCCATCTGAATCCTCAAATGACTCTGTTAGAAGGTACTGCTCACTATTGAAGTGATGCAattacaagccaaggaacatggaGGATCGCCaggaaccaccagaagctgggaacAGTCAAAGAAGGATTACTCCCAAGAGCCTTCAGAGTGAGCatagccctgctgacacctcacCTTTGGACTTATGGTTTCCTGTgagaataaatttccattttttaaaaaaggcagggtaaaaataaaagaatggaaaatggtaTACTGTgcaaacactaattaaaataatattgacaaaatagattttagaataaatattGTCATAAGGagaaacatttcataataataCAGGGGTCAGTGCAATAAGACATCAAAATCTTTAACATACGTGCACAGACCTccaaaaatatatgaagcaagaACTAAAAGGAGAAACAGGCAAATCCACCATTACAGTTGGAGATTTCAACATTCCTTTCTCAGTAATTGAcagaatgagtggataaaaaattagCAAGATCATAGAAGACTAGCTTGATGGAATATTTACAAACCACTCCACTGAAAAACAAcatgcattcttttcaagtgttcatggaacATTTACCACGACAGTGTATTATTCTAGGCCATAACACAATATAATAAGAGGATTGAAATCACACAAAATATATTCTCAGACCACAAAGATATTAGACTAAAATAACATCTGAAAAATCTACAGATATTTAGAAATTGGACAGCACCCCATATAAATACCTCATGCTCAGAAAAGAAGttaacaaaaaattagaaaatatttttaactcaataaaatgagaacaaaatataaaaatttgtggTATGCAACTAATTAAATTGacttccagccctgactggtgtggctcaatggactgagtgccagcctgcaaaccaaaaggtcactggttcaattccctgttggggcacatgcctggggtgcaggccagatcccagttggggctgtgcaagaggcaaccaatcgatacgtctctcacacatcgatgtttctctccctgtctttctccctcccttcccttctctctaaaaataaataaataaaatctttaaaaaaaattgatctcTAGCTAGACTGATCAGGAAAAAAGgcataaaacagaaatattagtAATGAAAGAAGAGACATCACTAGAGATTCTAgagacattaaaaacaataaaggcATTTTACaaacaactttatgccaataaatttgatgCAGTTGACAATGTccttaaaaagacaaattaacaaAGCTCACTCAGGAAGTACATAACCTGAATAGTCATGAATAAACTCATTTTCTGGGTTTGGTAGAGAAAAGATAGAAGTACAGTGCTTAAGGCATTGATAGTGGGGAACAATAGTAGTTTCACTCTCCCATCTTAGAGCTGATTTTTCTTACCCATTGTAACTTTTGCTAGAAGCAAGGAATtaagtttttcttatattttgttaatttgaaaATCATTGTCTGAACTCCACAGGAGCTGCAAAACACACAAACCACTGTCAACTGTTGCTATTACTTGGACTAGAGCCAATTAATGTGATTATTTGTTCTTAAGATTTGTGACCAAATTACAATAGAAAATAATGCTTATTATGTGTTTGCTAGGCTCAAAGTAAGCCCtgtagattatatatatatatatatatatgtatatatatatatgtatataaataaaagtattaaccCCAGTTTGTATGTATGACAAGTCCACGGTAAAGTAACAAAACCAAAGATGGCATAGCTAGTAAGTTTCAGAGTTAGATTTTGAATTCATGATTGACTCCACAATGCATAGTAACCATTATATTATACTATCATGTCATATAGAATAAGTACTATCTAAGATGCCATAAGATTATCCTTTtgatcttttttgggggggggtgtaggGGAAAAGTTGTATTTGCAGTTCTTCTGTGTAACAATAATCTGGTTATGAGCAAGATAGTTGTATAATACAGAATAGAACAATTGAACACATTTTATACTATGAATGTTCATAAGGCCAAGTATGAAGATTATGGAAAAGTGCTAAAGCCACAGGAATGCTGGTTAGAAAATCAGTTAGATAGAACATCTCTCATAACCTTAAGTCAAAGGAACAGCTACTCTATGTCCACAATCCTTATGTATGCTAAGGAAAAGCAATATGGTGTAAAGAAATGAAGGACTGGACTTGAGGAGCTATAAATTTAATTCCTAGTTCTGTTACTAACCAACAGGAATATTTCCTCATATTAAAACACATCTTTGTGAGTTATGAGTGTGTTACAGGGGAAGATCAGAGGACCTGGATGAGTGCATCAGCTAGAACCTTACAAGTTTAAAAGCATTGCAACCTAAAGTattattatgaaattatatttaagagGTGATTCATGATTCCAGGTTTACCTCAGTTCCTTTGCTACAAAATGGTAGAATTGATTCTAACTAACCGCTGCCCTTTGGAGCTTTTCTAGAACTACATACTTTCTAATTATGCTTGTATAAccagtaagaatttttaaaaatctaaagtatGGCATGTAATATTTcatgaaaagaggaaataatgagTACAATAAATGTACTATATACCTATACTTCGAAGGAAACTGTGTTTTGACATACCAAATGAAACACATTCAGATACTTTTTGAAAGTAACATAAGGCATTCAGTagcattaaaaaatgtgtacaaatacaaaaacataaaaagactAGGAATTTATCCGTATGAAAGTTAATATGGTGGAAGAAACAAATTAGGAGAAAGTAAAAAAGGGGTTGCAGGACATTGACATGATGGAAAGAGTAGAGACAACCCAATTTGGTGTACAGTCGGGTGTATTTACAGTCATCCACTCGCTGCTTCAATCAAATGTAGACCTTAACGCTACTGTGGGAAGGAAGATGCTTTGTATTAGGTTTTAAAGGAAATGCGCAGTCAGTCTGCATATTAATGTGAAATTTGTTTAACTTCAGGGAGAGAGGACATTGGCAAGGCAGGTAGAAGTATTCCAGTAGAAATAAATTGAATCTTAAccttcattcttctctttttcttccctaataCTGATCATATTTGCCATTTTTCTTCATAACAATTTGGTTATCAGAGAATAGATTCATTTTCTAACACAGTGACCCCACAGATGGAAACATACAACTCAGGGAATGTGCAAGCCCACCCATTggggtaagaagaaaaaaatatttaaacttatatttatatattttcatgtttaataaaaatgaattcaatttTGCTAATGTTTAACATACACATTGAAAATGGGGGTTTCCTTCACTTGGTGGAAAACAAGGGGTCGCATGGAATTTTTGCTAAGTAAAATATTCTAAAGGGAAAATGAGAGTTCTACCCACCACAGGGGAGAACAAAGGGACTTTTCAGCAAATTGTTACAGACTGTACTTGATATGTGTTCATGGCATCTATTATCTAGTACTTTTAACAAAACTAACTTTCATGAAGTAGATAAGTAGCTTAAGAAGATTTTTACAAAGAAACTGCTGATTGAAGCTAATACTGCTAATGCAAgaacaagcaaacaagaagaaaataagagcTATGAACTCTTCATCAGCAACATTACCAGGCAAAGACAATGATCGcatcataaaaaaaaagacaagcaaaataataataataataataataataataataataataacaagaagACTGAAATACAGACTCGGACTCACTATTAGTAGTACAATGAACCTTGCCCTAACAGTGTATTGATTTGATGTATTAACTGATGATAGCATATAGTCATCATGttcagcaaaacattaaaaatggtaaGCCCTGCCTGAGTTACAGTGCAGTCCCGATAGTCAAGGTTGTAGGCTAcgtcctggtcaggacacatataagaatcaaccaatgaatgcgtaaacaagtggaacaacaaatcaatttctctgtctctgtctctctgtctctctctgtctctctctctctcaagaattaagcaatgaatgcataaaggaGTAGAacataaatcaatgtttcttgtctctgtctctctgtaatcaataagtaaaaatttttaaatgtttaatttttgtcttaCCTTTAATTTCTATGTTTGTGTGTTCTTAGAGTACACGGatgataaaataatgtttatatattaCACATGGACTGTTTAGACAAAGATCAGGGTTTAATGTGATTTCTCCTCACAGTATTCAGTGTCTTTACtaaataacattcaaagaactcatcagattttaaagtgttttttaaaagtatagtttaCTATATATTGTAAGACCCAGGTAGattagcaaaaaaattaaatgttacttTATATGGCTTCTCACTCAGTTGTCAACATGAGTTTCAAAATTTCATGATGTAATCCTCATGGGTTCTCGGAATCTCTAGAGTTGCAAAGTATTCAAATTAAATAGATACACTAAAGAGAGTGGAATCTTCTAGTTGAGTCCTGGTTTACCTTCAACATTAGTTTGCAGGGGGAGtagaaatggggtgggggagggtttaTATGACtttttgtggttttgcttttgtttttgtttctgttttggatCAGAACATCAGCTCCAGAGACTCAGAGACTAAAACATGCAATGGAAATTGCATTTACCTGCCGATAACTCTATCAGAAAGGATCTACTGCGAAGAGaaggtttattttaattttttgtactatgttaaatataaaatataaaatatattttattttatatagtattaCATTATCATATATTGtaaatacagggtgtggcaatggtaggtttacagttgtttgtatggaaaataatacaatactaaataataatacaagaataagctctattttgtgtactcacaattgtaaacttacttttgcccatacatataaaaattaacaagtaTTCAAAATGCTAACTCATGTAAAGGTTAAATTTCATATTGTACTTGATTTAATTACCTTTGTTACatataaacaatttaaaacatgGGTTTAGCcattagaaaaagacaaaatcaaaaaaaaagaaaaagacaaaatctttTGGCTCAAGCTCtgtacatttttctgtttaatcTCACGTGCCAAAAGatgaaactcttttttttttaagattttatttatttatttttagagagagaaagagaggggaagagaaacgaAGAAGAGACTGTCTGCTTCCCGCtctcccccaactgggaacctggcctgaaagCCAGGCATGtcccttgaccaggaatcaaacaggtgacctttaggtttgtgggatgacacccaacccagtgagccacaccaggcagggcagaagATGAAGTAACTCTTTTGAAATGTGCTCAAAGGTTACAAAACTAACTGAAAAGAATTTTGGTTGTTGCTAAAGACATGTTTCTGGGAATCATTACAAAATAAGAACATTATCTATAGTTCAGATGTAAATCAGAAGGTTTTATGCCATTTGGAAATGTCacctatttcattttctgttttaaaatggaaTGAATAGTTCTTAATAATGCTCCAGTGCTCTTTAAAGCATATTAtggctaaaaagaaaaatttggctTTTAGATTTTTATCAATGAGAGTGCTtgtaaattattaattaaatttcaTGGTAAAAAAGCATTCAGTACCTCCTACTCTAATTTTAATTACTCAGTTCCTAAACTGAATTTGGAAATAATAACagcatttaatttatatttttctgctgATTTGATAATTAATCAAACATTTTTCTAAACTTACTTGTTTTAAATACATTGatcatttttaccttttatagatagctaagaaatttttaaaaatctttgcagtACACATTTAAATGAATTGCACAATTAAGTGAGTGTTTTATGATTACAGCTcttcttgtgttttatttaagatgtattatatttcattgattctcTTGCTACAGAATTTCCATAGGAAATACTAACTGTGCGGGGACAATACTGAAGGCCAACTCTGTGGTTCACAGTAACCATAGCAATAACTGTCCTAAAAATAAAGAGTGTTTGTGTCAGCACAGATAGGATCCTCTTACTGAGGAAGAATCAGGTTCACAGGCAGTGGTATCACCTCGGCCTGGGAATCCCACTTGATAGTAACATAATACAAGAGCATGAGGgtttaatacaaatataaaggCATATATTTAGACTAAACTTTCTAGTGAAACATacttaagagctaaaactatgtCTATAGATGCTAGATAACTTCCAACAAGGAAACATGTCACTACTCATATATTGAACAACACAGGGATTAAATTCAAGGTATTCATTTCAGGgtattaatttcttaattcacGACCTATAAATGCTTCTTTATACATATTTGATCCGGGTTTATCAGCAATTGTTATTCTGATATACCAATTTCTACACTtataagtaaatgaaagaatttttacAGCCTTAAGACGTACATTTCTATTATAGTATTTATCATAATGCATCCCAATTATTCACTTACTTGTTCGACTTTCTCATTAAACCATGGCCGCCTTGAAAACAGGGCCTATGCCTGTGTACCTGTGCAATAGGTAAGTACCTATTTAGGATGTCTCTGATGAATGACTTAATAATTAGAGATCTAAAAGTACAACTGAGGTAAGAGATGATTTGTCACAGATTAGCACCTCCTTTACTAATCTATAAAGGTTCAGTGGGAATGAAGGATTGGAAAGACATATTTTCCAAAGTGTTAGAGGCTTCTTGAATTCCAATTGCCTATTAGAAAACTGAGACTATTTACAAAGACCCATGATGGTGACTTGGGCACATATTCTGAGATTAGAAGGCACTGCCCCAGTTCCAATCCAAGGACATTAGAATTGAGCTAGGCCTAAGCTTTCTGACATGTCCTATGTGACCTTCCCTACTTATTGATGAGTTGGTGATAAAATGCTAACTGTCAAAAGTCCAGACCAACTTCTGTTAAAAGCAACCAATTATTCTATGGTCATCGcatgcaataaatatttctcctttaacACATTGgtaatttttgttctgttttgtcaaAATTACAAGAAACAGAATCCCTGCATGCAAATAATGGGGC contains the following coding sequences:
- the NDUFB3 gene encoding NADH dehydrogenase [ubiquinone] 1 beta subcomplex subunit 3 is translated as MAHGHGHEHGHSKMELPDYKQWKIEGTPLEIVQEKLAARGLRDPWARNEAWRYMGGFANNVSFVGLLLKGFKWGFAAFVVAAGVEYYLESQNKDKKHH